Within Triticum dicoccoides isolate Atlit2015 ecotype Zavitan chromosome 1B, WEW_v2.0, whole genome shotgun sequence, the genomic segment AGCTAGATAGTACTTCTAGATGCTAGGCTTCTTCACGAGGAAGAATTGAGTCTGCTGGGCTCGTGGAATTCGAGTATTCTTGTTGAGCTTGCTCAAGTCAATTCCGCCCAATCAGATCTGTTCAGCTGCTGATACTTCGTCAACAGAGATGTTCTCTGACCAAACACATAGTCCTATGAGGACAAATAGCAAGTGATTTGTTTTAAGCTTGTGTTCCAATTCCAGACCAGTTACAGCCTTCTAGCCTTTGGTGCACTCCATGCTGTTACATGCACCTTCTGCAATATTGTACTACATAGATTGGTCGACTCGTACAAGATCCGCTTTGTGTATCGCGTATCAGGATTTCATTCTTGACGAGGTGCTGAGGGAAAGGTATTCCAGCAAAATCTTATCAACTAGACAGCTCTTTCATAGGATCAAGTACAAGCGTCGGGAGACGGTGTACCAAAGCTGCTTCCTCTTCTGCAAATGTGCATATTAACTAGTCATGGTGGAAGGAAATGAGTCAATTAAGATGTATCAGGGCGATTGATTCACATGGACGTGGTTGATGCTGGGTAGCCCCACCCAAATGGTGACCCTGCAGTATGTGTGGCCGATATGTTTGTTGGTACCATTTAAATTGTGTGGCCTTGAATGTTCCAGTGTGGCATGTATGGCCATACGGTCTAGAGTTTTCTCTGCACCCAGTGGATTAGATTCCGTTGGAGTAAAAGAAAATACCCAGCAGGAATTGAGAAATTTACCTAACGAAATTCCTGTTACACGTGCTGCAAAATATGCCTGACTATATCAGCTCATGTTGTGTAACATTTCAGGTGTATGATGTCACCCCTTTCATGGATGAGCATCCTGGTGGAGATGAGGTACTGCTGGCAGTAACCGGTGAGTCATTTTATAATTGTGGATGAGACTAAGTTCAAAAGTCTTGCGCAATTTTGATTTTAATATTCAAACCTGATCACTACTCTCCAATATAACCAGGGAAAGATGCAACCAGCGATTTCGAAGATATCGGACACAGTGATTCCGCAAGGGAGATGATGGAGAAGTACCACATCGGGGAGATTGATGCTTCAACCATCCCAGCAAAGCGTACATTTGTACCTCCTCAGCAAGGGTCCCATGTCCAGGCCAAGGATAGCGACCTCCTCATCAAGATCCTGCAGTTTCTTGTTCCCATTTTAATCTTGGGGCTTGCATTTGGTGTCCGGCACTACAGCAAATCTGAGTAGGCTGTTGTTGGCGAGTTGCTTCGGAGAAATAGCTTTCAAGTAATATGGTTTGAGTTAGAACAACATAATAATGGTATTGGTTGGCTGGTTTGAGTTAGAACAACATAATGATGGTATTCGTTGGGTGGCAGTGTGTTGTCTCATTGATCATACAAGGCACTCTCAGTTCCAAACATCTATATGTATGCTCAGATTACTCGAATTATGTTTACATTCTCAACATATGGAGTCTCTACATATTTTTTTAGCCGATGGAGTGTCTACAATTGAGGATGATGGGAACATTGCTATGCTATTAACAATCTCAATTTCAGAATAAATATGGACATCATACATTGCAGTGATGTTCCCACATAGTAATTTGTCTGTCGGTTTCACTGTATTTGACCATATTCTTGCAGTTATACACGCCTAAAAGAGTTAAGCAGCACTTATTAAGCATGCAAGTGACGGCGTGGGCCAGTTGATCAATTCGATTATCGGAAATTCCAAGTTTATTTTATGAAGGCAGAATCCCTTCCTGAATACACCGGCTGCAACAACTGAACTAAACGTCTTTCAGGGCATTGAGATATTTTTTTTGAAACGAAGGCAAAAGATTTGTCTCATCAATTAATTAAAAAGAAGAGAGTTGCCCagttaattaacggaaaaccggACGAAAACCGAAGGGCATTGAGATATATTTCCCTCCACACTACCCTTCAGGCACAAGGCTTTTTTCTAGTTACAAATAcactgcaagaccaaattgtatccAGCATCCACAGTCCAAGAAGTAGCAACAGATGACAAGATCCACAAATCTGCTCTGTGCAAAGAACAGTCACATGCAGAGAGAGGGCACACCAGAAAACAAGACCAAAAATGTTTCTATCCATAACCTCATACAAGATATTGTATATAACAGACATATGATAACGTGATAACTGCCAGGACCAATCATACAGATATAAGCATGGGCAGATCCCAGCTACTCGATCCTGTCTTGTACGGTCACCACTAAATCATGGGCGTCGTCCAGGAGCTTCCAAATGTCCAGCTGCCCGGCCATGCTGTTACAGTCCCTAATGATTTCATCCATGCTGCTATAGCTCTCTATTATCAATTTCCTCTTCTCCAGTACACTGGCTGCAATTGCATACAGCAGCAGGTCATCAGTTGGAGGGGCTCCAAGCTGAAGTTTTCTCCAGGATGATCTTGTGATCCCAGCCCGCCTCGCTGCCTGATCGGCCCACATCGCCTCCCACAGGCTGAGGGTCTGCTCGAAGGTGAGCTCCCTCCGGAacatcacaaccaccattctatagaCGAAGAAGCAGTCTGCAGCTTCAAGCATCTCCAAGTGCCTGTAAAGATGGAAGTCCTTGGTTTTTATTATCTTGGAGACCATGTTGAGTTGCCTGCGAATACCCACTTCATCGAGTCTGAAGTTGTGGCGGGCTTTCCTCATGAAACCGGCAAAGCACCAGAAGGCTTCATCGTCTTCCTCCAGCACAGCAAGGAGAGGTGCAAGGAGGTCACTCATGCCCTGGCAATAACCGATTTCTGGGTCATAGGTTGCGTACGCCTCAAGTATTGCAACAAGACGTGACGCATGATGGATCCTATGTGCTTCCAAGTGCTCATAGTCTTTGAGACAAACAGCTGAAGCAGATTCAATTGCCTTCTCTCTGGTAACCGCAGCTTGCGATGGAGAGTAGGAAACCCATTCATTATTAGCACGAACTGCATCCAAACGAATTATCCGCTGCCATGTCTCAAAATCCTCAACTGTCCGTGCAGACTTCACAGGACGGGCAATCTTAGATAACTTAGTTTCAGTTTCTATATTTCCTCCTGTGTTTGAATATTTGGGCAGGGGCATactttcttcttcatcctcaactgAAGACTGGTCCACAGAGGCGAcatcatcacgggatgcttccacaTCGGTCACATCACTTTTCTCACTCTCATCCTCATCACGTGAACTAGATGAACAGAGGCTTTCATCCGCCTGATTCTCTGGAATTGCTTTACCTGTCTTATCCTGCATTTcttgctctaaaatgacacaaggaTTTTCTTCCTCACTCGTGATATGATCATCCACGCTTACTTTTTCAGGTTCTCCAGATCCAACAGAAGTAACAGATTCTTTGACTTTGCCTGAACTAATGCTCTCTTTGTGATTGACTGATCGCTTGCTTTCTTTATTGTTTTTTCGCAGGCAATGTTTCCTCAAGAGCAGATATCCCTTCCTACATAAATCATCCAACATTGTCATGTTTTACACTAGACCCCATGAAAATAACATTTGCAAACACTTAAGTGTTCCTTAATTAAGGAGCAATGTATTTCTGTAGTGGTAAAGAAAACTATAGTGAGACTGTGGGCAACCATGGACTGGAGTCATGAAACATAGATGGTTGAAAAAATGGTGTACCTGTTATGGGCCTTAATTGCTTCCCTTTCAGCTTCTGAACTATTCAGGCTATAACTGCACGAGAGTCAAAAATTCCAATTACTCGAGGTAAACACTCTGACTACCCCAAAAAAAACGCACATGTGACTAAGTACATAAAATTTCCACGATGTATCTCTTACTGTGCCTACCAGAGAAGGCTGAACTATGTGCAAAATTGGTGTATTCGTAAGTTTTccttcatctacttagtttagaatcAATCTAAAACTGCACGCAATAGTTTTGATACTACAAATGAACAGGAGCGGGGGGCAGGTAGCCTGGGAAAATCCTGTGGAAAACACTAATTTCCACATTTACATACTAACAAAAAGTACAAAAGTGAGTATGCCTCTCTTAAGTTGGCCCTATCTATGTTCTGTTCAAGTCCCAAAACTGAAACAGTTAATTATAAAGTATAAAGCCTCACTCAAATGCAGAAAAGATGAATCATGTAAAAAAAGGAACATCAACAGAATCTGTTGCTAAAAATACAAAACGATGTTAGCATGAGTTCCTCATGTGCAAGTATCTCGTGGATCTAAGTATACATCTGCAAGCATAGCTAAATCTGTCCTCGGATCACAATGTCTAGAGTACTTACACTCCAAGAAGGAACGGCCAGACCTCTGCTCTGATGCTCGGCTCAACCCCCTGTCACGAAAGCAGACAGCTCAATATAATGACTTTGTAAGCTACATCAGGAACTCACAAGATAGCAAGGAAATACTGTAACAAACAAACTAAGCTTCACTATATCTTACTCCGTTCCGAACTCTCTTCAGTAGCTTGACGCCACCGTCGTAGAACTTCCCCTCCGGCGTGAACAAGCTACGCCATTCCTTGGGCCCAAGCGCGggcttcctccgccgccgccacggcgATTTGATCCCGCCCCTGCATCCAGAGCGCGCATATGCAACTAAGGGGACGAAGCACAGGACCACCTTTGGCAGAAGGGGGGGAGGGTTTGGGTCTGGCGGTGGCCAACCTGCGGGAGGAGACGACGATGGCGACTAGCGCGATGCCGGCCGCGGCCGTGACcccgacggcgacggcggtgttCCAGCGACCGCCATTCGCGCCGGCGGGGccgaggaggccggcgacggcgcgCTCGGCGAGGCCCCACGCCCACATCGGGCGCAGATGCCCCCCTGATCGCTCCACGGCTCCCCTCCGGCTcttccccccgccgccgccgccgctgcgatCCCCCAGCTCTGCTTCCTTCGATCGATTGGGATTCCGGCCTCCGggtttctcctttttcctcttccttTTTTTCCTCTCTCTGCAGTTCTCGCGCTGTCCCGTCTGACGATTTCGACGAAAGTGGTGCGTGCGTGCGTCACTGATCGATAGGGCCGTGTTCGTGGGCCTCACGAGGCGGGTTCGGGTCGGTGTATACGTCGTTTGACGTTTCGTGCCTACCGATCGAATGAAGAAACtttgaaaaaaaatctaaaaaaatggtTTTCGTAGTTCTTATTTTAGGGTATGAAATTTCCTAGCATCAAGATGTTGGGTGTTAGACTCTCGATCCAGTTTAACTCACAGCACAATGCACCCTTACAGCAAACAGTGGCGGAGCCAGCTATCTGGCAAGGCCTGGCAGCTGCCACACCTAAATTTGAACCAAATGTACTAGTACACCTACGTGTTGGACATGGACCTGGTACTACAAGTACGTAGCTGGTGGGGATGATGTAAAACTCTGCCGAACAGAGTACGAGTACATGCATGATAATAGAATATGGTACTTAAATTTGGATTTTAGTTGTATTTGCAAAATACAAAGTATTTCTTTACctatatctttatctttacctactaataaagcacgtagtgcttctggtcgtacgtcgtcgcCATTTTTATAAAAAAGTCCCTTTGCTTTTCGAAAATAGAACCCGCAGTCCTTTCTTTAGTGAATCTGGAAAAACGCTTCTGTTTTACAAAAAAGACCCTACGTTTGTTTGATATTCAGTCCGCGGTCCCTGATTCATCTTATCCAAAACTCCTCCCTTTCCAGCGACGGCAGCGATGGCGGAGCACGAGCAGGTGAGGGCGGCGCCTTCGTCGGACGGCTAGCCGCGGCGGAGGAGAAGGCGGACGCCATGGGTGCGGCTAcagacgaggcggaggagaaggcggACGCCGTGGGCTTGCTGCACGGCTACagccgaggcggaggagaaggcggACGCCGTGGGCGTTCATGGAGGATGGTACGCCGGCCGCGTCAAGTCCCCTGCCCCCGGCCGCCGGCGCCTGTTCTCGGCCTCCATCGCCCGGAGGCGTGCCCCTACTGTCGACCTTTGCGTCTGCTTCGTCTGCATCACGCCAACGCCGCCCTCGTCGTCGCGGCGTTCTTCTGCTTCCGGCGTCGCCCCGTCGCCCATGCGCCGAGTTCTGCTGCGGCCTCTGTTCTTCCGCAACGAGTAGCAGCAGGTCGTCTGCGGTTGCGGCAGCGGTGTAGGCGAGCGAGGCAGAGGAGCGGTCAACACCGGCGTCGAGGGCAAGGTAGGGCGGGCGCAGTGTCCTCCGGCGTGTGGTGGCGCATTTGTACGGCGCAGGAGGCTGGGCGCGTCGATTCGGGTGAGGGGAGTGGGGTCCAGATCTGGTCGAGGACGGggcaaccggcggcggcggcgtggctgaCGCTAGACGGAGAGAGAGGCAGAGCAAGGCACACCGAATCGCTGGATGGCGCACCTCCCCTAGCCTCCTTCCTCTCCCGGTCGTTGGGGAAGCAGGACGGCCACCTCTGCTGGACGCCCTTCCCTGGTCGACGACGAGCGATGCGAGCTGACACGGTGGCGCCCTTCCGTTGTGGAGTACCGTACTAGGACGACGGCGGTTAAGGTCAACGCCCTGCTCGACGCCCCCATCTGCTGCTCGATGCGCCCATCCCCTCGCTGGTTGAGCTCAACGCCACCTTGCTCTGCCTCCGGCAGTCATTTCATCCAATCTGGCTGGTCCGCTCCCCACCTCGGCGGCTCCTTCAGTCCGGCAGCACACCACGCTCAAGCCTCCACCACCCCAACTCCTCAAGGTATAAGATTTGCTTTTTGTTTATACAGAGGATGCAAGATTCTACTGCTGTCGTGTAATAAGTAGCACTTGCAGTTACAGTAGACAAGGAGCTCCGCTCTACCTCTCATCTCTCTCCCTGTCCTGGTGGTCACGGGCTGATGTTGCTGCTCCTCTCCTTCAGGATCTATCTCTTTCTCTTTGTCTCTCACCCTCTCATGGATTGACAACTGCATTCTTCCCAAATTAATGTGTGCCTCTGTTCTTGATATTACGCCCACACCATGTTTGATGTTATGCTTATGAGGAGTTGAACTTCATTTTTTTTCAGGCTTTTCTTTGGTGTATCAGGCATTCAGGCTGGTGTAATTTGTTTTCAGAAGTGAACATGTTGTACAGTCTAATGTATCTACAAAAATTAAGTTATGGTGAGTTGTTCATCATGTTGCTTGCATATTTTTTGTCTAACAAGCTGGATACTTCAGTTTTGAATATAAACATTGAGTAGGTGCTCAAATATTTTGC encodes:
- the LOC119336407 gene encoding cytochrome b5-like isoform X2; this encodes MREGPDAPGSNTADSGATAHARTHAERGPCPKRVIHFLLASFSLGLGACVTPSARPPHRRLVASRPLPAPAWARVLRAMAGEKRMFGFEEVAKHNVAKDCWLVIAGKVYDVTPFMDEHPGGDEVLLAVTGKDATSDFEDIGHSDSAREMMEKYHIGEIDASTIPAKRTFVPPQQGSHVQAKDSDLLIKILQFLVPILILGLAFGVRHYSKSE
- the LOC119336421 gene encoding GTPase-activating protein gyp7-like encodes the protein MWAWGLAERAVAGLLGPAGANGGRWNTAVAVGVTAAAGIALVAIVVSSRRGGIKSPWRRRRKPALGPKEWRSLFTPEGKFYDGGVKLLKRVRNGGVEPSIRAEVWPFLLGVYSLNSSEAEREAIKAHNRKGYLLLRKHCLRKNNKESKRSVNHKESISSGKVKESVTSVGSGEPEKVSVDDHITSEEENPCVILEQEMQDKTGKAIPENQADESLCSSSSRDEDESEKSDVTDVEASRDDVASVDQSSVEDEEESMPLPKYSNTGGNIETETKLSKIARPVKSARTVEDFETWQRIIRLDAVRANNEWVSYSPSQAAVTREKAIESASAVCLKDYEHLEAHRIHHASRLVAILEAYATYDPEIGYCQGMSDLLAPLLAVLEEDDEAFWCFAGFMRKARHNFRLDEVGIRRQLNMVSKIIKTKDFHLYRHLEMLEAADCFFVYRMVVVMFRRELTFEQTLSLWEAMWADQAARRAGITRSSWRKLQLGAPPTDDLLLYAIAASVLEKRKLIIESYSSMDEIIRDCNSMAGQLDIWKLLDDAHDLVVTVQDRIE